A stretch of the Clostridiales bacterium genome encodes the following:
- a CDS encoding HAD family phosphatase has translation MIRNIVFDMGNVLIRFDPSLFIEREGITDPEDRRLILDELFNSVEWAQMDRGILEEKTAEPFILERFPERLHPTVSNLLHHWAIPGDEFTGMRELVADLKNAGYGLFLLSNASTAQHRYWPLFPVSRYFDGKLVSCDVKVVKPMREIYQIFTDRFLLDPEECLFIDDAPANVAAAITCGWNGIVFHQDAAQLRRKMRQFGIRI, from the coding sequence ATGATCCGGAATATCGTGTTCGATATGGGAAACGTCCTGATTCGTTTCGATCCTTCGCTGTTCATTGAGCGCGAAGGGATCACCGATCCGGAAGACCGCAGGCTGATTCTGGATGAACTTTTCAATTCTGTTGAATGGGCGCAGATGGACCGCGGAATTCTGGAGGAAAAAACAGCTGAACCGTTTATCCTGGAAAGATTTCCGGAAAGACTTCATCCCACCGTCAGCAATCTTCTCCATCACTGGGCCATTCCCGGCGATGAATTCACCGGAATGCGGGAACTGGTCGCCGATCTGAAAAATGCCGGTTACGGGCTTTTTCTTCTGAGCAATGCCAGCACGGCCCAGCATCGTTACTGGCCGTTGTTTCCTGTCAGCCGTTATTTTGACGGCAAGCTGGTTTCCTGTGATGTAAAAGTTGTCAAACCCATGCGTGAAATCTACCAGATTTTTACAGACCGATTCCTCCTGGATCCGGAAGAATGCCTGTTCATAGATGACGCACCTGCAAATGTTGCAGCCGCCATCACATGCGGATGGAACGGGATTGTTTTTCACCAGGATGCCGCCCAGCTGCGCAGAAAAATGCGTCAGTTCGGAATCCGGATATAA
- the rplM gene encoding 50S ribosomal protein L13, with amino-acid sequence MKTFIPKTADIDRKWYVVDADGMVLGRLASQVANILRGKNKPIYTPNMDTGDFVIIVNASKAILTGKKLDQKIYYHHSGYAGGLKETKYRKLMAEKPEFAVRRAVVGMLPKGPLGRQMAKKLKVYAGAEHDQAAQKPEVLDLK; translated from the coding sequence TTGAAGACGTTTATTCCGAAGACTGCCGACATTGACCGCAAATGGTATGTCGTTGATGCAGATGGAATGGTACTGGGCCGTCTGGCCAGCCAGGTTGCAAACATCCTGCGCGGCAAAAACAAGCCCATTTATACGCCCAATATGGATACCGGTGATTTTGTCATCATCGTAAATGCTTCCAAAGCGATCCTGACCGGCAAAAAGCTGGATCAGAAAATCTATTATCATCACAGCGGATATGCCGGCGGCCTGAAAGAGACCAAATACCGGAAGTTGATGGCTGAAAAGCCTGAATTCGCTGTCCGTCGTGCCGTGGTCGGCATGCTGCCCAAGGGCCCCCTGGGCCGTCAGATGGCCAAGAAACTGAAAGTATATGCCGGAGCCGAACATGACCAGGCTGCTCAAAAGCCTGAAGTGCTCGACCTGAAGTGA
- the rpsI gene encoding 30S ribosomal protein S9, giving the protein MAKVEYNAVGRRKKAVARVRLVAGDGKIVINKRDIDDYFGLETLKMTVRQPLNLTNIGNFDVMVNVKGGGLSGQAGAIRHGISRALCKTDPELRGTLKKAGLLTRDPRMKERKKYGLKAARRAPQFSKR; this is encoded by the coding sequence ATGGCTAAGGTAGAATACAATGCTGTAGGTCGCCGCAAGAAAGCCGTTGCCCGCGTTCGTCTGGTCGCCGGCGATGGAAAAATCGTTATCAACAAGCGTGATATCGACGATTATTTCGGACTTGAAACCCTGAAGATGACTGTTCGTCAGCCCCTGAATCTGACCAACATCGGAAACTTCGATGTGATGGTGAATGTTAAGGGCGGCGGACTGAGCGGACAGGCCGGTGCGATCCGTCATGGCATCAGCCGTGCCCTGTGCAAGACTGATCCTGAGCTTCGCGGTACGCTGAAGAAGGCCGGCCTGCTGACCCGTGACCCGAGAATGAAGGAACGGAAAAAGTACGGCCTCAAGGCTGCACGTCGTGCTCCGCAGTTCAGCAAGCGCTGA